From the Montipora capricornis isolate CH-2021 chromosome 2, ASM3666992v2, whole genome shotgun sequence genome, one window contains:
- the LOC138037066 gene encoding uncharacterized protein: MTLYGALHPKSDVDRVYLARQKGGRGLISCEMCVKAEENNLAWYVRNSNERLMAGVRKIKILDSEGAKEKNEFKRDRQNASLNRWTGKKMYGQFLREMPETVDKDKTWEWTRKSDLKVETEALIFAAQEQALRTNYFKFNIGKSVDSPLCRLCNQKGETINHIPSECKMLAQKEYERRHDNIARLVHWKLCCKYDMSKSEKWNEHQPEGVVENEKCKILWDMTIQCDHVIEARRPDIVVVEKKNNKAIIVDIASPWDHRVYEKEGEKIEKYQDLKREIGRLWGIRHLEVVPVVVGALGVVSKRLDAWLEKLGVTIRTGLLQKTALLGTARILRKVLDS; the protein is encoded by the coding sequence ATGACACTATATGGCGCACTGCACCCCAAAAGTGATGTAGACAGGGTGTACCTAGCACGGCAGAAAGGAGGAAGAGGGCTTATTAGCTGTGAAATGTGTGTGAAGGCTGAAGAAAATAATCTGGCATGGTACGTTAGGAATTCAAATGAGAGATTGATGGCAGGAGTAAGAAAGATAAAGATCTTGGATAGTGAGGGGGCAAAGGAAAAGAATGAATTTAAAAGGGACAGGCAGAATGCCAGCTTAAATAGATGGACAGGGAAAAAAATGTATGGTCAATTTCTGCGGGAAATGCCAGAGACAGTTGATAAAGATAAGACCTGGGAGTGGACTAGGAAAAGTGACTTGAAAGTTGAAACTGAAGCACTTATTTTTGCAGCTCAAGAACAGGCACTGAGAACGAATTATTTTAAGTTCAACATCGGCAAGTCAGTAGATTCCCCGCTTTGTAGGTTGTGTAACCAAAAGGGTGAAACAATAAATCACATTCCAAGTGAGTGTAAGATGTTGGCACAGAAAGAGTACGAGAGAAGGCACGACAATATTGCCAGATTGGTCCACTGGAAACTCTGTTGTAAGTATGACATGAGCAAAAGTGAGAAATGGAATGAACATCAACCGGAAGGGGtagtggaaaatgaaaaatgtaagaTCTTGTGGGATATGACCATCCAGTGTGACCATGTTATCGAGGCCAGAAGACccgacattgttgttgttgagaagaaaaataacaaggcaATCATAGTAGACATAGCTTCACCCTGGGACCACAGAGTGTatgaaaaggaaggtgaaaagattgagaaatatCAGGACCTTAAGAGAGAAATTGGAAGACTATGGGGAATTAGGCATCTGGAAGTAGTTCCAGTAGTCGTTGGTGCACTCGGAGTTGTAAGCAAGAGGTTGGATGCATGGCTTGAGAAGCTAGGTGTTACGATCAGAACGGGACTGTtacagaaaacagccttgttaggcacagccaggattctaaggaaggtgttggacagctga